In the Victivallis sp. Marseille-Q1083 genome, one interval contains:
- a CDS encoding DNA alkylation repair protein, which translates to MPELLKNRYHYESLHELASNIKAVYHSFQVRDFVNDIMDENWDELELKARMRQITVNLGRHLPADYEQALGILDKVVAGYPAGFNDFALMYFPDFVEVYGQDERHWDLSIAALERYTSSSSSEFAVRPFIINHEERMMSQMAAWARHDNEHVRRLASEGCRPRLPWGQALAGFKKDPSPVLDILDQLKADPSPYVRKSVANNLNDISKNHPGLVAQIARNWYGKNKHTDWIVRHGCRTLLKKGNREVLDIFGFADAGWVKVDGFALGAASVSIGENMTFSFKVEAEKATKTRLEYGIDYVKANGRRNRKIFQISELSLKKNGNKSYSKTHSFADASTRKHYPGLHSITLIVNGAERGTLDFEVFAD; encoded by the coding sequence ATGCCGGAATTATTGAAAAACAGATATCATTATGAGTCTCTTCACGAGCTGGCGTCGAATATTAAAGCCGTATATCATTCGTTTCAGGTCCGTGATTTCGTCAACGACATCATGGACGAAAACTGGGATGAGCTGGAGCTGAAGGCCCGTATGCGGCAAATTACCGTAAATTTAGGAAGGCATTTGCCAGCCGATTACGAACAGGCGCTCGGCATCCTTGATAAGGTCGTAGCGGGTTATCCTGCCGGGTTTAACGACTTTGCGTTGATGTACTTTCCGGATTTTGTCGAAGTTTATGGGCAGGATGAACGCCATTGGGATTTGTCAATCGCCGCGTTAGAAAGGTACACCTCCTCCTCATCTTCCGAGTTTGCGGTAAGGCCATTTATCATAAACCATGAGGAACGCATGATGTCGCAGATGGCCGCCTGGGCCAGGCACGACAATGAACATGTCCGACGGCTTGCCAGCGAAGGGTGCCGGCCCCGGCTGCCTTGGGGACAGGCATTGGCCGGCTTCAAAAAAGATCCGTCGCCGGTGCTTGACATTTTAGACCAACTGAAAGCCGACCCGTCGCCGTATGTCCGTAAAAGCGTGGCCAACAACCTGAACGATATTTCCAAAAACCATCCTGGTCTGGTTGCCCAAATCGCCAGGAACTGGTACGGTAAAAACAAGCATACGGATTGGATTGTAAGGCACGGGTGCAGGACACTTCTAAAAAAAGGCAACAGGGAAGTGCTGGACATCTTTGGATTCGCCGATGCCGGTTGGGTGAAGGTTGACGGCTTCGCGCTGGGCGCCGCGTCTGTTTCGATTGGAGAGAATATGACCTTTTCCTTTAAGGTTGAGGCAGAAAAAGCAACCAAGACACGGCTGGAATACGGCATCGATTATGTGAAGGCGAACGGCAGGCGGAATCGAAAAATATTCCAAATATCCGAGCTTTCCCTAAAGAAAAATGGGAATAAGTCCTACAGCAAAACCCATTCCTTTGCAGATGCAAGTACAAGAAAGCATTACCCCGGCCTCCATTCGATTACGCTTATTGTGAACGGCGCCGAGCGGGGGACGCTGGATTTTGAGGTATTCGCCGACTAA
- a CDS encoding MlaD family protein, whose product MNSANKITLGAFVIVSITLIIGAFLAVGVGKMFESTYQAMTVMNTSVEGLTVGSAVKFMGVPVGRVTRIAMRNVDGYIDVYFDIFASSIDIINDGKPASAQPANLIEVMRRKQLACFLNASGIMSSAHLELTMNDSEQLALPNLRVTEPNGVLYIPSRTSHVTNVIQNISIMLDELTKVDVVKLTDKLNNTLDNANEVFANKDLKEMIIRLNRVSQDVEQCARNLQLAFAEENVQKIINAINYLEESLGKFHDAFPKERVDALAINLNDFMQESTQFLQQTNEGRDVLVKDIGELKIRAMLSLTRFDNAMRDLMQFLNQLEDDPNQFIRGRQVTPVFGSSQPGDKK is encoded by the coding sequence ATGAACAGTGCAAACAAAATAACGCTCGGAGCTTTCGTCATCGTTTCCATCACGCTGATCATCGGTGCGTTTCTGGCGGTCGGAGTCGGCAAAATGTTCGAATCGACCTACCAGGCCATGACGGTGATGAATACTTCGGTCGAAGGTCTGACCGTCGGTTCGGCGGTGAAATTCATGGGCGTGCCGGTCGGCCGGGTCACCCGGATCGCGATGCGCAACGTCGACGGCTACATTGATGTTTACTTCGATATTTTCGCGTCCTCGATCGATATCATCAACGACGGCAAGCCGGCCTCCGCCCAGCCGGCCAACCTGATCGAAGTCATGCGCCGGAAACAACTGGCCTGCTTTCTCAACGCTTCCGGCATCATGAGCAGCGCCCATTTGGAATTGACGATGAACGATTCGGAACAACTGGCATTGCCGAACTTGAGGGTTACCGAACCCAACGGTGTACTGTATATTCCGTCGCGCACCTCGCATGTGACCAACGTCATTCAGAATATCAGCATCATGCTCGATGAATTGACCAAAGTCGACGTCGTCAAATTGACCGACAAACTGAACAATACCCTGGACAATGCCAATGAGGTCTTCGCCAACAAAGATTTGAAAGAGATGATCATCCGGCTGAACCGGGTATCGCAGGACGTCGAACAATGCGCCCGCAATCTGCAACTGGCTTTCGCCGAGGAAAATGTCCAGAAAATCATCAACGCCATCAATTACCTGGAAGAAAGCCTCGGCAAATTCCACGACGCGTTTCCGAAGGAGCGCGTCGACGCCCTGGCGATCAATTTGAACGATTTCATGCAGGAATCCACCCAATTTCTGCAGCAGACCAACGAAGGGCGCGATGTTCTGGTCAAGGATATCGGCGAATTGAAAATCCGGGCGATGCTGTCGCTGACCCGGTTCGATAACGCCATGCGCGATCTGATGCAGTTCCTGAACCAACTGGAGGACGACCCGAATCAATTCATCCGCGGCCGCCAGGTGACTCCGGTTTTCGGCAGCAGCCAGCCCGGCGATAAAAAATAG
- a CDS encoding ABC transporter permease, translating into MLFRVSSCLQWCKETGAAVEHWYGELIKLLGFVGELTLALGDAVRRPHRIKWRSFAFYLDSCGSGAMPIIALLGTLIGVILAFQALEQLSRYGAAGYVSNLVGTVIITELGPLMTAVVLAGRSGSAFAAELGSMKVREEIDALTTMGLPTGRFLLVPKVLALLVALPGLNILACVCGVFGGMLVIIAQVNISAIEYYYKVTEVVRVADLAQGLLKSVIFGLIVAAVGCMKGLEAPRDAQGVGRAATSAIVMAIFLIIVVDAIITAIFSM; encoded by the coding sequence ATGCTGTTCCGCGTTAGTTCCTGTCTGCAGTGGTGCAAGGAAACCGGCGCCGCCGTGGAACACTGGTACGGAGAACTGATCAAGCTGTTGGGCTTTGTCGGCGAACTGACGCTGGCGCTGGGCGACGCGGTCCGTCGCCCGCACCGGATCAAATGGCGCAGCTTCGCCTTCTATCTGGACAGTTGCGGCAGCGGTGCCATGCCGATCATCGCCCTGCTGGGCACTTTGATCGGCGTCATCCTGGCCTTTCAGGCGCTGGAGCAGTTGAGCCGCTACGGGGCGGCCGGCTACGTATCCAACCTGGTCGGCACGGTGATCATCACCGAACTGGGTCCGCTGATGACCGCGGTGGTATTGGCCGGACGCTCCGGTTCGGCGTTCGCCGCCGAACTCGGCTCGATGAAAGTCCGCGAGGAGATCGATGCGCTGACTACGATGGGTTTGCCGACCGGCCGTTTCCTGCTGGTGCCGAAAGTGCTGGCGCTGCTGGTCGCCCTGCCGGGCCTGAACATTCTGGCCTGCGTCTGCGGCGTTTTCGGCGGCATGCTGGTCATCATCGCGCAAGTGAACATTTCAGCCATCGAATATTACTATAAAGTCACCGAAGTGGTGCGGGTCGCCGACCTGGCGCAGGGGTTGTTGAAAAGTGTCATTTTCGGTTTGATCGTCGCGGCGGTCGGCTGCATGAAAGGGCTGGAAGCGCCACGGGACGCCCAGGGCGTCGGCCGGGCCGCCACATCGGCGATCGTCATGGCGATTTTTCTGATCATTGTCGTCGATGCGATCATCACGGCGATATTCAGCATGTAA
- the dxs gene encoding 1-deoxy-D-xylulose-5-phosphate synthase produces the protein MPESDSLLNRIDSPADLRRLAPAELPRLAAEIRRLLLEVISANGGHLSSNLGVVELTIALHYVFNTPEDKILWDVGHQSYVHKILTGRREQFRSLRCYGGCCGFQSRRESPFDDFGAGHAGTAISAAQGMATALDRQGVPGKAIAVVGDGALSCGISMEALNNAANGSGRLIVILNDNKMSISENIGSMRNYLNCLISGRVYNRLRTALRDFLHRALPGHKAYRCIQRFEEKLKSLILPGGVFDGLGFRYIGPIDGHSLPRLLHTLHGIKEYNQPLLIHVITRKGHGYIPAEQAPDKFHGVGPFDLATGRLRSNGKLTFSKAFGAALEALAARHDDVVGITAAMAGGTGMGGFAERFPKRFFDVGIAEEHAVVFAAGQACSGLRPVVAIYATFMQRALDCVYHDVCLQNLPVIFALDRAGIVEDGPTHHGIYDLSFFRTLPNLTILAPRDENELYAMLFWAYDWKAPVLIRYPRGGSGRDFRPLEPLPTPLENGRAEVVRAGEDGVIWALGAEVDRALRCAEILAEKYQLDCGVVNVRFLLPFDAARLKEQAARQAVFTLEDHRLVGGLASAVAETLLNEPHGMVEHFGWAAPAVGYGAAAALRREAGLIPEQLAERMAALLRQKR, from the coding sequence ATGCCGGAATCGGATAGTTTGCTGAATCGGATCGATTCACCGGCCGATCTGCGCCGTCTCGCTCCGGCCGAATTGCCGCGCCTGGCGGCGGAAATCCGCCGGCTGCTTTTGGAGGTGATTTCCGCCAACGGCGGTCATCTCTCCTCCAACCTCGGCGTCGTCGAGCTGACCATTGCGCTTCATTATGTTTTCAATACGCCGGAAGATAAAATTCTCTGGGATGTCGGCCACCAGTCTTATGTGCACAAGATTCTGACCGGCCGCCGGGAGCAGTTCCGTTCCCTGCGTTGTTACGGCGGCTGCTGCGGGTTTCAGTCGCGCCGGGAATCGCCGTTCGATGATTTCGGTGCCGGCCATGCCGGGACGGCGATTTCCGCCGCACAGGGGATGGCGACGGCGCTCGACCGGCAGGGGGTGCCCGGCAAGGCGATCGCCGTGGTCGGCGACGGCGCTTTGAGTTGCGGCATCTCGATGGAAGCATTGAACAATGCGGCCAACGGTTCCGGCCGGTTGATCGTCATTTTGAATGACAACAAGATGTCGATTTCGGAAAACATCGGGTCGATGCGCAATTACCTGAACTGCCTGATCAGCGGGCGCGTTTATAACCGCCTGCGCACGGCGCTGCGGGATTTCCTGCATCGGGCGCTGCCCGGCCACAAGGCGTACCGGTGCATCCAGCGTTTCGAGGAGAAACTGAAGAGTCTCATCCTGCCGGGTGGTGTTTTCGACGGGTTGGGATTTCGCTACATCGGGCCGATCGACGGACATTCGCTGCCGCGGCTGCTGCATACGCTGCACGGAATCAAGGAGTACAATCAGCCGCTGCTGATTCATGTGATCACCCGCAAAGGGCACGGCTATATCCCGGCGGAACAGGCGCCGGACAAATTCCATGGCGTCGGTCCGTTCGATCTGGCGACCGGGCGGCTGCGGTCCAACGGCAAGCTGACTTTTTCCAAAGCGTTCGGCGCCGCTCTGGAAGCGCTGGCGGCGCGGCATGACGATGTCGTCGGCATTACCGCGGCGATGGCGGGCGGCACCGGGATGGGCGGCTTTGCCGAACGTTTCCCGAAACGCTTCTTCGACGTCGGCATCGCCGAAGAACATGCCGTGGTGTTTGCCGCCGGCCAGGCCTGCAGCGGCCTGCGGCCGGTGGTGGCGATTTATGCGACCTTCATGCAGCGGGCGCTGGATTGCGTTTACCATGACGTCTGTTTGCAGAATCTGCCGGTGATTTTCGCGTTGGACCGGGCCGGAATCGTCGAGGACGGGCCGACGCATCATGGGATTTACGACCTGTCCTTTTTCCGAACGCTGCCGAACTTGACCATTCTGGCGCCGCGGGATGAAAATGAGTTGTACGCGATGTTGTTCTGGGCGTATGACTGGAAGGCGCCGGTGTTGATCCGCTACCCGCGCGGCGGCAGCGGCCGGGATTTCCGGCCGTTGGAACCCTTGCCGACGCCGTTGGAGAACGGCCGGGCGGAAGTGGTGCGCGCCGGGGAAGACGGCGTCATCTGGGCGTTGGGCGCGGAAGTGGACCGGGCGCTGCGCTGCGCCGAAATTCTGGCGGAAAAGTATCAACTGGATTGCGGCGTGGTCAACGTCCGTTTCCTGCTGCCGTTCGATGCCGCGCGGTTGAAAGAGCAGGCGGCCCGGCAGGCGGTTTTCACGCTGGAAGATCATCGGCTGGTTGGCGGGCTGGCTTCGGCGGTGGCGGAGACGCTGTTGAACGAACCGCACGGCATGGTCGAACACTTCGGCTGGGCGGCACCAGCCGTCGGCTACGGCGCCGCTGCCGCCTTGCGCCGCGAGGCTGGCTTGATACCGGAGCAACTGGCGGAACGAATGGCGGCTTTGCTGCGGCAGAAGCGGTAA
- the def gene encoding peptide deformylase produces the protein MFFKTKKVYTVETLGAEVLRRKSEPIAKVDDEIRALAAWMIEVLDKFEGIGLAAPQIGVNKRLVVFHLSMESMDEAPSPGELLLLPRMPLAVVNPEIVSCGKATGVCDEGCLSIPDIFAPVERPLNCRFKAQTLDGDTIDVECGGMLARCIQHELDHLDGVLYIDHLKPADRAEIEKSLARLEKFGQKHDFIRKIRA, from the coding sequence ATGTTTTTTAAAACCAAAAAAGTTTATACCGTGGAAACGCTGGGCGCCGAAGTGCTGCGCCGGAAATCGGAGCCGATCGCCAAAGTCGACGACGAAATCCGCGCGCTGGCCGCCTGGATGATCGAAGTATTGGATAAATTCGAAGGCATCGGCCTGGCGGCGCCGCAGATCGGCGTCAACAAGCGGCTGGTCGTTTTCCATCTGAGCATGGAATCGATGGACGAAGCGCCATCGCCCGGGGAACTGCTGCTGCTGCCGCGCATGCCGCTGGCGGTCGTCAACCCGGAAATCGTCTCCTGCGGCAAAGCGACCGGCGTCTGCGATGAAGGCTGTCTGTCGATTCCGGATATTTTCGCCCCGGTGGAACGGCCGCTGAATTGCCGGTTCAAAGCACAAACGCTGGACGGCGACACCATCGACGTCGAATGCGGCGGCATGCTGGCGCGCTGCATCCAGCACGAACTGGATCATCTGGACGGCGTTCTTTACATCGACCATTTGAAGCCGGCAGACCGCGCCGAAATCGAAAAATCACTGGCCCGGTTGGAAAAATTCGGACAAAAACATGATTTTATCCGCAAAATCAGGGCATAA
- a CDS encoding TolC family protein, which translates to MRLNFLPVASALTLGTVLSGCYTYQPPPAATEGLTFSKRVNQEGDEALRKLDVLTLDDAIKIAVINNPSYISAYHAVNAARMRYYQAWGAYSPTITSSFSIGQTQTNRNNLVNSNGTNSNTTNTSTGVTASWVVFDGLARDMEILAAEHSFDYQSQLRDDVRRKLILAVAYAYDEILLAVENKRIAVADMEFQQKNLKETQLKYQAGAVPLSDVLNFQIKVNDATSNQISADYQYEIALYALAVLMGYPEGTLPANIKFPAIDTTIQDTLTSVEVYLDTALHNRPDLAAYREQLEIAKYNMYRSYSSFSPVASVHASFGYDTALTKYPGPQSAGTFSSESYNHTYGETGRFDYGGSVEWTVFNGLQRYNTMREAQAQVAAAEFTVTENWLNVVNEVRGAYANYVQNVKQAKLYEMTLGLVVKQRDLVEEEYRAGNTELTRLNEAQLNLVEAETQLVSALVNVLKAQANLDSVTNTNFVGVDDQSKFMTLAAAKEEANAGESQILAPNTAVSQPAAAPGKTDATK; encoded by the coding sequence ATGAGATTGAATTTTTTGCCAGTCGCCTCAGCCTTGACGCTGGGAACGGTTCTCAGCGGTTGCTACACTTACCAGCCGCCGCCGGCCGCCACCGAAGGGCTGACCTTTTCCAAGCGCGTCAACCAGGAAGGTGACGAAGCATTGCGGAAACTCGATGTCCTGACGCTGGATGACGCCATCAAAATTGCAGTCATCAATAATCCGAGTTATATTTCCGCCTACCACGCCGTCAACGCGGCCAGGATGCGTTACTATCAGGCCTGGGGCGCCTATTCGCCGACGATCACCTCGTCGTTCAGCATCGGCCAGACCCAGACCAACCGCAACAATCTGGTCAACAGCAACGGCACCAACTCCAATACGACGAACACCAGCACCGGCGTCACCGCCAGCTGGGTGGTTTTCGACGGTCTGGCCCGCGATATGGAAATCCTGGCGGCGGAACACAGCTTCGATTACCAGAGCCAGTTGCGCGACGACGTCCGGCGTAAATTGATCCTGGCGGTCGCCTACGCCTACGACGAAATCCTGCTGGCGGTCGAAAACAAACGCATCGCCGTCGCCGATATGGAATTCCAGCAGAAGAACCTCAAGGAAACCCAGTTGAAGTACCAGGCCGGCGCCGTGCCGTTGAGCGATGTGCTGAACTTCCAGATCAAAGTCAACGACGCGACCAGCAATCAGATCTCCGCCGATTACCAATATGAAATCGCCTTGTACGCGCTGGCCGTCCTGATGGGCTATCCGGAAGGAACGCTGCCGGCCAACATCAAGTTCCCGGCCATCGATACGACCATCCAGGACACGCTGACCAGCGTGGAAGTATACCTGGACACCGCGCTGCACAACCGTCCGGACCTGGCCGCCTACCGGGAACAGCTGGAAATCGCCAAGTACAATATGTACCGCAGCTACAGTTCGTTCTCGCCGGTCGCTTCGGTCCATGCGAGTTTCGGATACGATACCGCGCTGACCAAATACCCCGGCCCGCAGAGCGCCGGCACCTTCAGTTCGGAAAGTTATAACCACACCTACGGGGAAACCGGCAGGTTCGATTACGGCGGTTCGGTCGAATGGACCGTATTCAACGGCCTGCAGCGCTACAATACGATGCGCGAAGCGCAGGCCCAGGTGGCGGCGGCCGAATTCACCGTCACCGAGAACTGGTTGAACGTCGTCAATGAAGTTCGCGGCGCCTATGCCAACTATGTCCAGAACGTCAAACAGGCGAAACTGTATGAAATGACCCTCGGGCTGGTCGTCAAGCAGCGGGACCTGGTCGAAGAGGAATACCGGGCCGGCAACACCGAGCTGACCCGTCTGAATGAGGCCCAGCTCAATCTGGTGGAAGCCGAAACCCAGCTGGTCAGCGCGCTGGTCAATGTGCTGAAAGCGCAAGCCAACCTCGATTCTGTTACCAACACCAATTTCGTCGGCGTCGATGACCAGAGCAAGTTCATGACGCTGGCGGCGGCCAAGGAAGAGGCCAACGCCGGAGAATCGCAGATCCTGGCGCCGAACACCGCGGTTTCTCAGCCGGCGGCGGCGCCGGGCAAAACGGATGCGACCAAATAA
- a CDS encoding PhoH family protein, translating to MIKIFVLDTNVLLHSAGSIESFQDNDVVIPMAVLEELDKFKKSQDELGRNARQVIRRLDALREFGSLAEGVSLANLHSQATGKLSIAAAGDALQDPRLMQFFIGENRFSPDNRILAVALDMSRSGREVIFISKDINLRLKADALGLKVMDYEREKVRYDDLYCGFKEFDVSPMLIEQLNKNSDVPSEEFKLLPNEFAVLKPNDGSQRGIALARNTAAGRLQLVPAKPDWRVWSIGARNKEQRMAFELLLEPEIVLVSLVGTAGTGKTLLALAAALESTLHENRYEKILVSRPIIPLGNDIGYLPGDKAEKLNNWMQPIFDNLDLLMSSGSPRRNARSASSGGSRVENLLNTNRLELEALTYIRGRSIPRQFVIVDEAQNLTPHEGKTIISRAGEGTKIVLTGDPEQIDNPYLDASSNGLSYLVERFKGNPLYGHVTLKRSERSPLAALAAKLL from the coding sequence ATGATCAAGATTTTCGTACTGGATACCAATGTATTGTTGCACAGTGCCGGCAGCATTGAATCTTTTCAGGACAACGATGTGGTCATCCCGATGGCGGTGCTGGAGGAATTGGACAAATTCAAGAAGAGCCAGGATGAACTCGGCCGCAACGCCCGTCAGGTAATCCGGCGGCTCGACGCGCTGCGGGAGTTCGGCAGCCTGGCCGAAGGGGTGTCGCTGGCGAACCTTCATTCCCAGGCGACCGGCAAGCTTTCGATCGCGGCGGCCGGCGACGCGCTGCAGGACCCGCGGCTGATGCAGTTTTTTATCGGCGAAAACCGTTTTTCGCCGGATAACCGGATCCTGGCGGTGGCGCTGGACATGTCCCGCTCCGGCCGGGAAGTGATCTTCATCAGCAAGGACATCAATTTGCGCCTGAAAGCCGATGCGCTCGGTTTGAAGGTGATGGATTATGAGCGCGAGAAGGTGCGGTACGACGATTTGTACTGCGGGTTCAAGGAGTTCGACGTTTCGCCGATGCTGATCGAACAGTTGAATAAAAACAGCGATGTGCCCAGCGAAGAATTCAAATTGCTGCCGAACGAGTTTGCCGTCCTCAAACCGAACGACGGCAGCCAGCGCGGCATCGCTCTGGCGCGCAATACGGCCGCCGGCCGGCTGCAACTGGTGCCGGCCAAACCGGATTGGCGGGTCTGGAGCATCGGCGCGCGCAACAAGGAGCAGCGGATGGCCTTCGAGTTGCTGCTGGAGCCGGAGATCGTTCTGGTCTCGCTGGTCGGTACGGCCGGTACCGGCAAGACGCTGCTGGCGTTGGCGGCGGCGCTGGAAAGCACGCTGCATGAAAACCGCTATGAGAAAATTCTGGTTTCCCGGCCGATCATCCCGTTGGGCAACGACATCGGTTACCTGCCGGGCGACAAGGCGGAAAAATTGAACAACTGGATGCAGCCGATTTTCGACAATCTGGATCTGCTGATGTCCAGCGGTTCGCCGCGGCGCAATGCCCGCAGTGCTTCGAGCGGCGGGAGCCGGGTGGAAAATTTGTTGAACACCAATCGATTGGAATTGGAGGCGTTGACCTATATCCGCGGCCGGAGCATTCCGCGGCAGTTCGTCATCGTCGACGAAGCGCAGAACCTGACGCCGCATGAGGGCAAGACGATCATCAGCCGGGCCGGCGAAGGGACCAAAATCGTTCTGACCGGCGACCCCGAGCAGATCGACAACCCCTACCTGGACGCTTCCAGCAATGGATTGAGTTATCTGGTCGAACGATTCAAAGGCAATCCGCTCTACGGCCACGTCACGCTGAAGCGCAGCGAACGCAGTCCGCTGGCGGCGCTGGCGGCGAAATTGCTTTAA
- a CDS encoding phosphoribosylformylglycinamidine synthase subunit PurQ produces MDKKEVRVLVITGFGLNCEKETAAAFEHCGATAEKVHLNDLISGRRRLDEFQILAFIGGFAFGDHLGAGTVFANRVKFKLRDQLETFVADRKLIIGICNGFQMLSRLGVVPALRGEYFVQQAALAHNDSGLFRDDWCYLKANAKSPCVFTRNMDLVRLPIRHGEGKFVAEAATLEEIEAKNLVALRYANCDGSIAGEFPANPNGSLNAIAGICDESGRIFGLMPHPEAFLSPYNSPSWTRDKLFGRMPAEGDGVAFFRNAVEYIAEKCPVIK; encoded by the coding sequence ATGGATAAAAAAGAGGTCAGAGTTCTGGTCATCACCGGATTCGGTTTGAATTGTGAAAAAGAGACGGCGGCCGCTTTCGAGCATTGCGGCGCGACGGCGGAAAAAGTGCATTTGAACGACCTGATTTCCGGTCGGCGCCGTCTGGACGAATTCCAGATTCTGGCATTCATCGGCGGCTTCGCTTTCGGCGACCATCTGGGCGCCGGCACGGTGTTCGCCAACCGGGTGAAATTCAAACTGCGCGATCAGTTGGAGACGTTCGTCGCCGACCGAAAACTGATCATCGGTATTTGCAACGGGTTCCAGATGTTGTCCCGGCTGGGGGTGGTGCCGGCGCTACGCGGAGAGTATTTCGTCCAGCAGGCGGCGCTGGCGCACAACGACAGCGGCTTGTTCCGCGATGACTGGTGTTACTTGAAGGCCAACGCCAAATCGCCGTGTGTTTTCACCCGCAATATGGACCTGGTCCGGCTGCCGATACGGCACGGCGAGGGGAAATTCGTCGCCGAGGCGGCGACGCTGGAAGAGATCGAAGCGAAAAATCTGGTGGCGTTGCGCTACGCCAATTGCGACGGCAGCATCGCCGGGGAATTTCCGGCCAATCCGAACGGTTCGCTGAATGCGATCGCCGGCATCTGCGACGAGAGCGGCCGGATTTTCGGGCTGATGCCGCATCCGGAAGCGTTTTTGTCGCCTTACAATTCGCCGAGTTGGACGCGTGACAAGCTCTTCGGACGAATGCCGGCGGAAGGCGACGGAGTGGCGTTCTTCCGCAATGCGGTAGAATATATCGCGGAAAAATGTCCGGTGATAAAATAA